Proteins found in one Mucilaginibacter gracilis genomic segment:
- a CDS encoding L-fucose/L-arabinose isomerase family protein has protein sequence MSNKATLGVIIGNRDFFPDRLVSEARADIIALFTQLNINAIMLGDTESKLGGVETFKDAQKCADLFKKHREEITGIMVFLPNFGDEKGVADTIKLSGLNVPVLIQAYPDDLNKLDVARRRDSWCGKISVCNNLYQYGIKYTLTDDHVTHPSDPQFIANLKDFVAICRVVKGLRSVRIGAIGARPGAFNTVRYSEKILQRNGITVTTADLSEILGKADKLTAEHPEVQAHLNKINAYAPKGLTPDDAMIQIAKLDVVLNQFMDEHALDATAIQCWTSLQQNYGCNVCTSMSIMSENMLPSACEVDVTGTLTMYAMQLASGSPSALVDWNNNYADDPNKCVLFHCGNWAKSFLPDIQISTAPILGTTVGVENTYGALDGRTPASPLTYGRISTDDPKGIIKVYLGEGELTDDALNTFGNRAVAEIPDLQSLMQYVCRNGFEHHVVMNASKTAGILKEALGNYMGWEIYEHK, from the coding sequence ATGAGTAATAAAGCAACATTAGGGGTAATTATAGGTAATCGTGATTTTTTTCCGGACAGGTTGGTTTCTGAAGCCCGTGCCGATATTATTGCCCTTTTTACCCAACTGAACATTAATGCCATTATGCTGGGCGATACCGAATCAAAACTTGGCGGTGTTGAAACCTTTAAAGATGCCCAGAAATGTGCCGATTTATTCAAAAAACATCGTGAAGAGATTACAGGTATCATGGTATTCCTGCCAAATTTTGGCGATGAAAAAGGTGTTGCAGATACCATTAAATTGTCAGGATTAAACGTTCCGGTGCTGATTCAGGCCTACCCCGATGATCTGAATAAACTGGATGTAGCACGCCGCCGCGATTCATGGTGCGGTAAAATTTCGGTTTGCAACAACCTTTACCAGTACGGCATCAAATACACCCTAACCGATGATCACGTCACTCATCCGAGCGACCCCCAATTTATCGCCAACCTAAAAGATTTTGTGGCCATTTGCCGCGTAGTTAAAGGTTTACGCAGTGTTCGCATTGGCGCTATTGGTGCCAGGCCGGGAGCTTTTAATACCGTTCGCTACAGCGAGAAGATATTACAGCGTAACGGCATTACCGTAACCACTGCCGACCTGAGTGAGATTTTAGGCAAAGCCGACAAGTTAACGGCAGAACACCCCGAAGTACAGGCGCACTTAAATAAGATAAATGCTTATGCGCCTAAAGGCCTCACGCCCGACGATGCGATGATACAAATAGCCAAACTGGACGTAGTGCTTAACCAGTTTATGGACGAGCATGCATTGGATGCAACAGCCATACAATGCTGGACATCGCTACAGCAAAATTACGGCTGCAACGTTTGTACCAGCATGAGCATTATGAGCGAGAATATGCTGCCAAGTGCCTGCGAGGTTGATGTTACCGGAACATTAACCATGTATGCCATGCAACTGGCATCGGGTTCGCCAAGTGCGCTGGTAGATTGGAATAACAACTATGCTGATGACCCTAATAAATGTGTGCTGTTTCATTGCGGTAACTGGGCAAAATCTTTTCTGCCGGATATTCAGATCAGCACCGCCCCTATTTTGGGTACTACCGTTGGTGTAGAAAATACTTACGGCGCTCTGGATGGCCGCACCCCGGCATCGCCGTTAACCTACGGCCGAATCAGTACCGATGATCCTAAAGGCATCATCAAAGTTTACCTTGGCGAAGGCGAACTGACCGACGACGCGTTAAACACCTTTGGTAACCGCGCTGTAGCGGAGATACCTGATCTGCAAAGTTTGATGCAATACGTTTGCCGCAACGGTTTTGAGCACCACGTGGTAATGAACGCTTCAAAAACAGCCGGCATATTAAAAGAGGCATTAGGCAATTACATGGGCTGGGAAATTTACGAACACAAGTAA
- a CDS encoding transketolase: MTDKELKEKSVGYRKKILKYIVGANAGHTGGSLSCIDVLNVLYNDVLNVSPDNFTSPDRDRYIQSKGHCVEALFVVLADKGFFPETDLETLCKYKSHYIGHPTKKVHGVEQNTGALGHGLPIAAGVALAAKLDKKDYRVFTLLGDGELPEGSNWEAALTASHYKLDNLCAIIDNNKLQITGTNAEVCNTDPLDAKFESFGWAVKQVDGHDIHALREAFASMPFEPGKPNLIIAHTIKGKGISFMENSVKWHHGVPNHEQYQSAMTELDVALTNI; this comes from the coding sequence ATGACAGACAAAGAGTTAAAAGAAAAATCAGTTGGGTATCGTAAAAAGATCCTCAAATATATTGTAGGCGCCAATGCCGGGCACACGGGTGGCAGCCTATCGTGCATTGATGTGTTGAACGTTTTGTATAACGATGTGCTGAATGTGAGTCCGGATAATTTTACTTCGCCGGATCGCGACCGTTACATCCAGAGCAAGGGCCATTGTGTTGAAGCGCTTTTTGTGGTACTGGCCGACAAAGGCTTCTTCCCGGAAACGGATCTTGAAACATTATGCAAATATAAATCCCATTACATAGGCCATCCTACTAAAAAGGTACATGGCGTTGAGCAAAATACAGGCGCTTTGGGGCACGGGTTACCAATTGCTGCCGGTGTTGCGCTTGCCGCGAAACTGGATAAAAAAGACTATCGTGTTTTTACCCTTTTGGGGGACGGTGAACTGCCCGAAGGTTCAAACTGGGAGGCGGCTTTAACAGCTTCGCATTACAAGTTGGATAACCTTTGCGCCATCATCGATAACAATAAACTGCAAATTACAGGTACTAATGCCGAGGTATGTAATACTGACCCGCTTGACGCCAAGTTTGAAAGCTTTGGATGGGCCGTAAAACAGGTTGACGGACACGATATTCATGCGTTGCGCGAGGCATTTGCCAGTATGCCTTTTGAGCCGGGAAAACCTAACCTGATTATAGCCCATACCATTAAAGGTAAAGGCATCAGCTTTATGGAAAACTCGGTAAAGTGGCACCACGGTGTACCTAACCACGAACAATATCAAAGCGCCATGACCGAACTGGATGTGGCACTCACCAACATTTAA
- a CDS encoding transketolase family protein — MGTVIKNTSANAKPNQDVFAATLLKLAETDKDIIAVTSDSRGSGKLVAFGQQLPEQIVEIGIAEQNLVGVAAGLASAGKKAFAVSPACFLTARALEQIKNDVCYSDNPVRLIGISAGVSYGALGTTHHSLHDFAVLRAINNITIVVPADNFETEQAVKLAAQSTKPVYLRFGKKPMPLLTEDENIGFEFGKGRVVKNGGDITIIANGETVYPALLAAQKLEESGILATVVSMHTIKPLDVTLIAQLASETKAIITVEEHMINGGLGEACASYLLQSGHKKPFKIMGIPDEYTVTGSQVEILNHYGISADGIADQAIKLLS; from the coding sequence TTGGGAACAGTTATAAAAAATACTTCGGCTAACGCCAAACCAAACCAGGATGTTTTTGCGGCTACCTTATTAAAGCTTGCCGAAACTGATAAAGATATTATTGCCGTTACCAGCGATTCGCGCGGTTCGGGCAAGCTGGTTGCATTCGGGCAGCAATTGCCCGAGCAGATTGTAGAGATAGGCATTGCCGAGCAAAACCTGGTAGGCGTTGCCGCCGGATTGGCTTCGGCAGGTAAAAAAGCATTCGCGGTATCACCAGCTTGTTTTTTAACCGCTAGAGCTTTGGAGCAGATCAAAAACGATGTTTGTTACTCAGATAATCCTGTAAGGTTAATTGGCATTAGCGCCGGTGTAAGTTACGGAGCATTGGGAACAACGCACCACAGTCTGCACGATTTTGCCGTACTGCGCGCCATCAATAATATTACCATTGTAGTACCTGCCGATAATTTTGAAACCGAGCAAGCTGTAAAATTGGCTGCACAAAGCACCAAGCCAGTTTACCTGCGCTTCGGTAAAAAACCAATGCCTCTTTTAACCGAAGATGAGAATATTGGTTTTGAGTTTGGCAAAGGCAGGGTGGTGAAAAATGGCGGCGATATAACAATCATCGCCAACGGCGAAACCGTTTACCCAGCCCTGTTAGCCGCGCAAAAGCTGGAAGAATCGGGCATATTGGCAACGGTAGTGAGCATGCATACCATTAAACCTTTAGACGTAACATTGATTGCACAGTTAGCTTCTGAAACAAAAGCCATTATAACGGTGGAGGAGCACATGATCAATGGCGGTTTAGGTGAGGCCTGCGCATCCTACTTATTACAAAGTGGACACAAAAAGCCTTTTAAAATCATGGGCATCCCTGACGAGTACACCGTTACGGGCTCTCAGGTTGAGATATTGAACCACTACGGAATTTCGGCAGATGGGATTGCCGATCAAGCCATTAAACTACTATCATAA
- a CDS encoding D-ribose ABC transporter substrate-binding protein: MRRLTLLLLFMLAFAGCKDNSKSAKAKKVAVIVSTLNNPWFVFLAQTASAQAKSLGYETKIFDSQNNTATETDNFENAIAAGYGAILFNPTDANGSVVNVNKAKAAGVAVFCMDREVNSATGPTSQILSDSYSGCVNLGKYFVKQMRKKGKYVEILGIVADNNTWNRSKGFHSVVDYYPGLQMVAQQSADFDRNKGLEVMESILQAHPDIDGVFCGNDAMAMGAYQALAAAGKANKVKVMGFDGAEDAIQGIKDGKILATAMQFPKVMAQTAANYADEYFKGKRDFPKKIQVGVEMVTGKNVSDYIAYGKKN; encoded by the coding sequence ATGAGAAGATTAACACTGTTATTGTTATTTATGCTGGCTTTTGCCGGCTGTAAGGATAATTCAAAATCGGCCAAAGCCAAAAAGGTAGCGGTTATTGTATCTACACTCAATAATCCCTGGTTTGTGTTTTTAGCGCAAACAGCTTCGGCGCAAGCTAAAAGTTTGGGTTACGAAACCAAGATCTTTGATTCGCAAAACAACACCGCTACCGAAACCGATAACTTTGAAAATGCCATCGCCGCTGGCTATGGCGCTATCCTGTTCAATCCTACAGATGCCAATGGCTCTGTAGTCAATGTAAATAAAGCCAAAGCAGCCGGTGTAGCAGTTTTTTGCATGGACAGGGAGGTGAACTCTGCCACCGGACCAACATCGCAGATCTTATCTGATAGTTATTCAGGCTGTGTGAACCTTGGTAAATACTTTGTGAAGCAAATGCGCAAAAAAGGCAAATATGTTGAGATACTAGGCATTGTTGCCGATAACAACACCTGGAATCGCTCTAAAGGATTCCACAGCGTGGTTGATTATTACCCCGGCTTACAAATGGTAGCCCAGCAAAGTGCCGATTTTGACCGCAATAAAGGTCTGGAAGTAATGGAATCCATCTTACAGGCACACCCTGATATCGATGGTGTGTTCTGCGGGAACGATGCCATGGCCATGGGTGCCTACCAGGCTTTAGCTGCAGCAGGCAAAGCTAACAAAGTAAAAGTAATGGGTTTTGATGGCGCTGAAGATGCTATACAAGGCATTAAGGATGGAAAGATATTGGCTACCGCGATGCAGTTCCCTAAGGTGATGGCGCAAACTGCTGCCAATTACGCCGATGAATATTTTAAGGGTAAGCGAGACTTCCCGAAAAAGATTCAGGTTGGAGTAGAGATGGTAACCGGTAAAAACGTATCTGATTACATAGCCTACGGTAAAAAGAATTAA
- a CDS encoding DUF2291 domain-containing protein — MRKEIKYAIWFVIIIFIGYNSVYFRKLSELKATGKTFNAVAYAQDLLTNKLPAVTEKAITLDELITQLKVSPANTFAENGHVLSIGSTKFFMVKGTGTITDMDDSDVKLSTIAHNDFQIATEFVFGNAIRDASGLVDLNDFTNTVDLSNISSEINKIIRAKVIPPFKSAAKKGDKIEFTGAVELNQAHLNLNDIEMLPVSLKIIP; from the coding sequence ATGAGAAAGGAAATCAAATATGCCATCTGGTTCGTGATCATTATTTTTATAGGTTATAACTCGGTTTATTTCCGTAAGTTGAGCGAGTTAAAAGCCACCGGAAAAACATTTAACGCTGTTGCTTACGCGCAAGACCTGCTGACTAATAAACTACCCGCCGTTACAGAAAAGGCTATTACGCTTGATGAATTAATTACGCAACTTAAAGTATCACCGGCTAACACTTTTGCCGAAAACGGTCATGTCCTCTCTATAGGCAGCACCAAATTTTTCATGGTGAAAGGCACGGGCACCATTACTGATATGGACGATAGCGATGTGAAGCTTTCAACCATAGCACATAACGATTTCCAAATAGCTACCGAGTTTGTATTTGGCAATGCCATTCGTGATGCCTCGGGTTTGGTTGATCTGAACGATTTTACCAATACAGTAGATCTGAGCAATATTTCTTCGGAAATCAATAAGATCATCCGCGCTAAGGTGATCCCACCATTTAAATCGGCAGCTAAAAAAGGCGATAAGATTGAGTTTACAGGCGCCGTAGAACTTAATCAGGCACATCTAAACCTAAACGATATTGAGATGCTCCCTGTATCTCTAAAAATAATTCCTTAA
- a CDS encoding sugar ABC transporter ATP-binding protein — protein sequence MLIADHITKKFPGVIALQDVYMELHPGKVNAILGENGAGKSTLMKILSGVYSEYEGRILLQDTEVNFANPREAQGAGIGIIHQELNLVPHLNITENIFLGRELTNNWGMLDGKAMKNRTQYLLDKLKLKVSPDTLIFDLKVGQQQVVEIAKALLTDCQVLIMDEPTSAITESEVEVLFDIIKELRDENKVIVYISHKLDELFKIADRYIVLRDGKTIESGEMKDINHDTLIHKMVGREINVIRNKGYKATAGPVLTVQNINLKHPENQKRDLLKNVSLQLCPGEVLGIFGLMGAGRTELLETIFGLHKAHTGTISIQQQATKFRSPGEAMKAGIALVPEDRKKDGLVLGLDVKTNISITTLDNLQSMGLLSDGKEQELAKRYIDSLKIKTPSANQITKNLSGGNQQKIVLAKCLATQPIVLMLDEPTRGIDINAKNEIYKLILELAAAGMGIIMVSSELPEILAISDRILVMAEGSITAEFKAADASEDNILKAAIPKNL from the coding sequence ATGTTGATAGCAGATCATATCACCAAAAAATTCCCCGGCGTTATTGCTTTGCAGGATGTTTACATGGAGCTGCATCCCGGCAAGGTAAATGCGATACTGGGCGAGAACGGCGCGGGTAAATCTACGCTGATGAAAATCCTATCAGGCGTTTATTCTGAATACGAAGGCCGCATTTTATTACAGGATACCGAGGTAAACTTTGCTAATCCGCGCGAAGCACAGGGCGCGGGCATCGGCATTATTCACCAGGAGCTAAATTTAGTGCCCCACCTCAATATCACCGAGAATATATTCTTAGGACGCGAGTTAACCAATAACTGGGGCATGCTGGATGGCAAGGCCATGAAAAACCGCACCCAATACCTTTTAGATAAACTGAAGCTGAAGGTTAGTCCGGATACGTTGATCTTTGATTTAAAGGTTGGTCAGCAGCAGGTGGTTGAAATTGCCAAGGCCCTGCTAACCGATTGCCAGGTTCTGATTATGGATGAACCAACTTCGGCCATTACCGAGAGCGAGGTTGAGGTATTGTTCGATATCATCAAAGAACTTCGCGATGAGAATAAGGTGATCGTATACATATCGCATAAGCTGGATGAGCTTTTTAAAATAGCCGACCGTTACATTGTGCTTCGCGATGGCAAAACCATCGAATCGGGCGAGATGAAAGATATTAACCACGATACGCTGATCCATAAAATGGTTGGCCGCGAGATCAACGTCATTCGCAACAAAGGCTACAAAGCCACCGCCGGGCCTGTACTTACTGTACAAAATATTAACCTAAAACATCCTGAAAACCAAAAACGTGATCTGTTAAAGAACGTATCACTGCAACTTTGCCCCGGTGAGGTTTTGGGCATTTTCGGTTTAATGGGCGCCGGGCGTACCGAATTATTGGAAACCATTTTCGGTTTGCATAAGGCTCATACCGGTACTATCAGTATCCAACAGCAGGCAACAAAATTTAGATCGCCGGGCGAGGCTATGAAAGCCGGAATAGCTTTGGTACCCGAAGACCGCAAGAAAGACGGCCTGGTATTGGGGTTGGATGTAAAAACCAATATTAGCATTACCACATTGGATAATCTGCAAAGCATGGGTTTGCTGAGCGATGGTAAAGAACAGGAACTGGCGAAAAGATATATCGATTCGCTCAAGATCAAAACACCGTCGGCTAATCAGATCACCAAAAACCTGAGTGGTGGTAACCAGCAAAAAATAGTACTGGCTAAATGCCTGGCTACCCAGCCTATTGTGCTGATGCTGGACGAGCCAACGCGTGGTATTGATATCAACGCCAAAAACGAGATTTACAAACTGATATTAGAACTGGCTGCAGCGGGTATGGGCATCATTATGGTATCATCCGAATTGCCGGAGATACTCGCCATATCCGATCGCATCCTGGTAATGGCCGAAGGCAGCATTACTGCCGAATTTAAAGCCGCCGATGCATCCGAAGATAACATCCTGAAAGCAGCCATTCCTAAAAACCTATAA
- a CDS encoding ABC transporter permease, which yields MTLNRQHFAKFQSLIALVVLCIVLSCLSDKFLTVDNGWNVMRQISVNICIAVGMTLVVLTSGIDLSVGSVLALCGAITAGLMKNGIEVHSSNLYIGFTLLGAILAGLFTGAGVGAFNGFAITRFKVPPFVATLAMLTIARGLTLLWTQGFPISVFGEKFGYIGTGWFLGIPVPVWISAIVVLTAVVITMKTPLGRYIYAIGGNENAAKLSGINISKVKIIVYSMAGALAAVGGLIVTSRLDSAQPNAGISYELDAIAAVVIGGTSLSGGKGTIWGTVLGAVIIGVLNNGLVLLNVSPFWQQVVKGGVILLAVIIDKANSKSE from the coding sequence ATGACCTTGAATCGCCAACATTTCGCCAAATTCCAATCGCTTATAGCGCTTGTGGTTTTGTGCATCGTATTGAGTTGCCTGTCGGATAAGTTCCTAACCGTAGATAACGGCTGGAACGTAATGCGCCAAATATCTGTTAACATTTGTATAGCCGTAGGGATGACACTGGTTGTATTAACCTCGGGAATCGACTTATCCGTAGGATCGGTATTGGCCCTTTGCGGCGCTATTACGGCAGGACTGATGAAAAATGGTATTGAAGTGCATTCGAGTAACCTCTACATCGGTTTCACATTGTTGGGCGCTATCCTTGCGGGATTATTTACCGGCGCAGGTGTGGGCGCATTTAACGGCTTTGCCATCACACGTTTCAAAGTGCCACCATTTGTGGCTACACTGGCCATGCTCACTATTGCAAGGGGCTTAACCTTGTTATGGACACAGGGCTTTCCGATCTCTGTATTCGGCGAAAAATTCGGTTACATCGGTACCGGCTGGTTTTTAGGTATACCGGTTCCGGTTTGGATCTCGGCTATTGTTGTTTTAACAGCGGTTGTTATCACGATGAAAACTCCGTTGGGCCGATATATTTATGCCATTGGCGGTAACGAAAATGCGGCTAAATTATCAGGCATCAACATCAGCAAAGTCAAGATCATCGTTTACAGCATGGCCGGAGCACTGGCCGCCGTGGGTGGTTTGATCGTCACTTCAAGATTGGATTCTGCTCAGCCAAATGCCGGTATTAGTTACGAACTGGACGCTATCGCAGCTGTGGTGATTGGCGGCACTTCCTTATCGGGAGGCAAAGGCACCATTTGGGGAACCGTGCTTGGCGCAGTTATCATTGGTGTGCTTAACAATGGACTGGTATTGCTTAACGTATCGCCTTTTTGGCAGCAGGTGGTTAAAGGCGGCGTAATTTTACTCGCCGTGATTATTGACAAGGCTAATTCTAAATCCGAGTGA
- a CDS encoding FGGY family carbohydrate kinase → MMDQKYILAIDQGTSSTKSTIFDEKGNAIARGQVDLATQFLDGGMVEQDPLGIFENVLASVSLCLEAFRRTGKDTGSILSIGISNQRETFVVWDANGDPLHNAVVWQCKRSIDICNQLINGGFKKTVKERTGLIIDPYFSASKLIWLYQNKDKVRAAIDTGNAYFGTIDTWLLFKLTGGKRYLTDHTNASRTMLFNLSTLNWDTYLLATFGLDKINLPEVIASSSDFGASDFGGSFDREIPIGAMIGDSHAAAFGEGCFEQGQAKATLGTGCSIMMNAGTDLPSGSEGVVTTICWSTSTRVDYGLEGVIVSCGSTMEWLRRELTLFSDIKQTQDMANSVLDNNGVYIIPAFSGMGAPYWQMDRKGELLGLTFNTSKNHIVRAGLESIAYQIRSVIDAMENAAQLDLRMLIVNGGIISNNFVLGFLTDLLNKPLYYGISDASGLGAAMLAGLQAGLFESLEEIKALAKPKSTVMPTINPTSVQVNYHTWLAHVNRTYTDK, encoded by the coding sequence ATGATGGATCAAAAATATATACTGGCGATAGACCAGGGCACCAGCAGCACCAAGTCGACTATTTTTGATGAAAAGGGTAATGCCATCGCACGGGGCCAGGTGGACTTGGCTACGCAGTTTTTAGATGGAGGAATGGTAGAACAAGATCCTTTAGGGATATTTGAAAATGTGTTGGCATCTGTTTCCCTTTGCCTTGAGGCTTTTCGCCGAACAGGTAAAGATACAGGATCCATCTTAAGCATTGGGATATCCAATCAGCGGGAAACCTTTGTCGTATGGGACGCTAACGGAGATCCCTTGCACAATGCTGTTGTGTGGCAATGCAAACGTTCGATCGATATCTGCAACCAATTGATTAATGGCGGGTTTAAAAAAACGGTAAAAGAACGTACAGGGCTGATCATCGACCCCTACTTCTCTGCATCAAAATTGATATGGTTATATCAAAATAAAGATAAAGTCAGGGCGGCCATAGACACTGGCAATGCTTATTTTGGCACGATTGACACCTGGCTTTTATTTAAACTGACAGGGGGCAAGCGCTATCTCACTGATCACACAAATGCTTCACGGACAATGCTTTTTAACTTATCAACATTAAACTGGGACACCTATCTTTTGGCAACTTTCGGTTTAGATAAGATAAATCTACCGGAAGTAATTGCCTCTTCGTCTGATTTTGGCGCAAGCGACTTTGGTGGGTCATTTGACCGGGAGATACCGATCGGGGCGATGATCGGCGATTCCCATGCCGCGGCATTTGGCGAAGGTTGTTTTGAGCAAGGCCAGGCGAAAGCAACATTGGGAACAGGCTGTTCCATTATGATGAATGCCGGTACGGATTTGCCTTCCGGTAGCGAGGGGGTTGTTACGACAATATGTTGGAGTACATCAACGAGAGTGGATTATGGGCTTGAGGGTGTGATCGTTTCCTGTGGTTCGACGATGGAGTGGCTGCGCAGGGAGCTCACTCTTTTTAGTGATATCAAGCAAACGCAGGATATGGCCAATAGCGTGCTTGATAATAACGGTGTTTATATTATCCCGGCATTCAGCGGCATGGGTGCACCGTATTGGCAGATGGACAGAAAAGGGGAGCTTCTTGGCTTAACTTTTAACACCTCCAAAAACCACATCGTCAGGGCTGGTTTGGAGTCAATCGCTTACCAGATCCGGTCTGTGATCGACGCAATGGAAAATGCCGCGCAACTGGACCTACGCATGTTGATTGTCAATGGCGGTATAATCTCTAACAACTTTGTTTTAGGTTTTCTTACCGATCTTTTAAACAAACCCTTGTATTACGGAATATCGGATGCGTCTGGCTTGGGTGCTGCTATGCTAGCGGGTTTGCAGGCCGGACTTTTTGAAAGCCTTGAAGAGATCAAGGCATTGGCTAAGCCTAAATCTACCGTGATGCCAACAATAAACCCAACCTCGGTTCAGGTAAACTACCATACATGGTTAGCTCACGTAAACAGAACCTATACAGATAAATGA
- a CDS encoding DUF5060 domain-containing protein, whose translation MQTNKTFFLFFVFVVLLVFLFLFGAHAQVKVERWNRFEISLKGPVTGNPFTENHFSAIFSNNSKRVSVDGFYDGEGNYLIRFMPMELGKWNYITVSNIAALNHRSGLFTCVAPNNANHGMIRVADTYHFRYEDGKPYYPFGTTAYAWIHQGPELEEATLTTLKSSAFNKIRMCILPKYYTYVTNEPLFYPYEKGDGKNRWNFKRFNPAFFRHLEKRIDDLNALGIEADLIIFHPYDKGHWGFDSMGKENDLLYIKYLAARLSAFRNVWWSMANEFDYIKSKPRAVWDDYAAAVVGHDPYRHLCSIHNGSVYYDNWKPYFTHVSIQNGAPVEDFGRAGLLRDVYFKPVIYDEVCYEGNLPQRWGRLTGQEMTAAVWQGIIAGTYVTHGESIKGNGDTIFWAKGGILKGESPARIAFLRTLLENGPGPLHLADNWKDNQTAQTDSTYYLIYLGKPKQKEWMFSLPKKGGPPVGTKYKVDLIDTWKMSVTPINQVFETSKADGYRIYDKNHSLVSLPDDSYLAFRIHLIK comes from the coding sequence ATGCAGACAAACAAAACATTTTTCTTATTTTTTGTCTTTGTAGTTTTATTGGTGTTCCTTTTTTTATTTGGCGCACATGCGCAAGTGAAAGTAGAACGCTGGAACCGGTTCGAGATAAGTTTGAAAGGCCCTGTAACAGGTAATCCTTTTACAGAAAATCATTTTTCCGCTATATTTTCGAATAACTCCAAACGTGTCAGTGTTGATGGTTTTTATGACGGCGAAGGTAACTATCTAATAAGATTTATGCCAATGGAACTTGGTAAGTGGAATTACATCACAGTAAGTAATATTGCTGCATTAAACCATCGGTCTGGATTATTTACCTGCGTAGCTCCAAACAACGCAAATCATGGCATGATACGCGTTGCGGACACGTATCATTTCAGATACGAAGACGGTAAGCCATATTATCCTTTTGGTACCACCGCTTACGCTTGGATCCATCAGGGGCCAGAACTTGAGGAAGCGACATTGACCACACTTAAAAGCTCCGCTTTTAACAAAATCAGGATGTGCATTCTCCCTAAATATTATACTTATGTAACTAATGAACCCCTTTTCTATCCTTACGAAAAAGGAGATGGAAAAAACAGGTGGAACTTTAAGCGGTTTAACCCTGCCTTTTTCAGGCATCTGGAAAAACGGATCGATGATTTAAACGCGCTTGGAATAGAGGCTGATCTGATCATTTTCCACCCTTATGATAAAGGGCATTGGGGGTTTGACAGTATGGGTAAGGAAAATGATCTATTGTATATTAAATATCTTGCGGCACGCCTTTCGGCTTTCAGGAACGTCTGGTGGTCGATGGCCAACGAATTTGATTACATCAAAAGTAAGCCCCGTGCGGTATGGGATGATTATGCAGCGGCTGTAGTGGGGCATGACCCCTACCGCCATCTGTGCTCGATCCATAATGGCAGTGTGTATTACGATAACTGGAAGCCGTATTTTACCCATGTTAGCATACAAAACGGCGCACCTGTCGAAGATTTCGGCCGTGCTGGTTTATTACGCGATGTGTATTTCAAACCCGTGATTTATGATGAGGTTTGTTATGAAGGAAATCTTCCTCAAAGATGGGGGCGTCTTACAGGTCAGGAAATGACAGCTGCGGTCTGGCAGGGCATAATAGCCGGAACATATGTCACACATGGTGAAAGTATCAAAGGCAATGGAGATACAATATTTTGGGCCAAGGGCGGCATATTAAAGGGCGAAAGCCCAGCCCGAATCGCTTTTCTCAGGACCTTATTAGAAAACGGCCCCGGTCCTTTACATCTCGCTGATAACTGGAAGGATAATCAAACCGCGCAAACAGATAGCACGTATTACCTCATCTATCTTGGCAAACCAAAGCAAAAGGAATGGATGTTCAGCTTGCCTAAAAAAGGTGGGCCACCCGTAGGCACAAAATACAAGGTTGACCTGATTGACACATGGAAAATGTCCGTAACGCCCATTAATCAGGTTTTCGAGACCAGTAAAGCCGATGGTTATCGAATTTATGATAAAAACCATAGCTTGGTAAGCTTACCTGATGATTCTTATCTGGCATTTCGAATACATTTAATAAAATAA